A portion of the Acidimicrobiia bacterium genome contains these proteins:
- a CDS encoding IS6 family transposase yields MRRRRSPSQVVSMPSAFVGFRFPPEVIVLAVRWYLRYGLSYRDVEELLAERGIEVDHVTLFRWVQRFTPLLVDAARPCRHRGGGRWFVDETYVKVAGRWRYVYRAVDQHGQIIDVCVSPRRDTAAATRFFTTAITTHGEPTEVTTDRAWTLARAVDELVPAARHDATQYANNRVETDHGRLKARLRPMRGLKRERTARVIITVHALVQNLRRGHYELGLHARTPHLRLAAAFDELASAI; encoded by the coding sequence ATGCGCCGTCGCCGGTCCCCGTCTCAGGTCGTGTCGATGCCGTCGGCGTTCGTCGGGTTTCGGTTCCCGCCGGAGGTCATCGTGTTGGCGGTCCGCTGGTACCTCCGCTACGGCCTGTCCTATCGGGACGTCGAGGAGCTGCTGGCCGAACGCGGGATCGAGGTCGATCACGTCACGTTGTTTCGGTGGGTGCAGCGCTTCACGCCGCTATTGGTTGACGCGGCCCGGCCCTGCCGCCACCGTGGCGGGGGCCGGTGGTTCGTGGATGAGACCTACGTCAAGGTCGCCGGTCGGTGGCGCTACGTGTACCGGGCCGTCGACCAGCACGGCCAGATCATCGACGTCTGCGTCTCCCCCCGCCGCGACACCGCCGCCGCCACCCGCTTCTTCACCACCGCCATCACCACCCATGGCGAACCGACCGAGGTCACCACCGACCGCGCCTGGACCCTCGCCCGAGCAGTCGACGAGCTCGTCCCAGCGGCCCGCCATGACGCCACGCAGTACGCCAACAATCGGGTCGAGACAGACCACGGTCGGCTGAAGGCCCGGCTGCGACCAATGCGCGGACTCAAACGAGAACGTACCGCCCGCGTCATCATCACTGTGCACGCCCTCGTTCAGAACCTCCGACGAGGTCACTACGAGCTCGGCCTTCACGCCCGCACACCACATCTCCGGCTCGCGGCTGCGTTCGACGAACTCGCCTCGGCGATCTGA